From one Selenomonadales bacterium genomic stretch:
- a CDS encoding tryptophanase produces MPRTIPTAEPFRIKVVEPVKMTTREERAEKIAAAGYNLFGLRSTEVYIDLLTDSGTSAMSDNQWAGMMLGDEAYAGSKNYFNLERAVQEITGLKHVLPTHQGRAAENLLLYVLLKEGQFVPNNMHFDTTKAHVLHKGGVPVDLVTPEAYDPTSQYPFKGDMDVAKLDAFLAEHAAKVPLVMLTVTCNSGGGQPVSLKNIRAVSEVARKHGKPFFIDACRFAENAYFIKQREAGYQSKTIAEIVAEMFSYADGCTMSSKKDALVNIGGFLAANDHALYQAASGLAVLFEGFPTYGGLAGRDMEAMARGLREVIEEDYLAYRVGQVKYLGDKLLEYGVPIIEPIGGHAVYLDAKRFLPHIPQQQFPAQALGVELYIEGGVRGVEIGTNLAGRNPTTGDHDYPKLEMLRLTIPRRVYTNRHMDVIAVACANVYERREEIRGLEYTYEAPILRHFTARFKRLP; encoded by the coding sequence GGAACGCGCCGAGAAGATTGCCGCCGCCGGGTATAATCTCTTTGGCCTTAGGTCGACCGAGGTGTATATAGACCTGCTTACAGACAGCGGCACGTCGGCCATGAGCGACAATCAATGGGCGGGCATGATGCTCGGCGACGAGGCCTATGCCGGCAGCAAGAACTACTTTAATCTCGAGCGGGCGGTACAGGAGATTACCGGTTTAAAACATGTGCTGCCCACGCACCAAGGACGCGCCGCCGAGAACCTGCTGCTTTACGTGCTGCTTAAGGAAGGGCAGTTTGTACCCAACAACATGCACTTTGACACCACGAAAGCGCATGTTTTGCATAAGGGCGGAGTCCCAGTGGATTTGGTTACGCCGGAGGCCTACGACCCGACCTCGCAGTATCCCTTTAAGGGAGATATGGATGTCGCGAAGCTAGACGCTTTTCTGGCGGAACATGCCGCTAAAGTCCCCTTAGTTATGCTGACTGTCACCTGCAACAGCGGCGGCGGACAGCCCGTATCGCTAAAAAACATTCGCGCCGTCAGTGAGGTAGCGAGGAAACACGGCAAGCCTTTCTTTATTGACGCCTGTCGTTTCGCGGAAAACGCCTACTTTATTAAGCAGCGCGAGGCAGGGTATCAGAGCAAAACAATTGCCGAAATCGTAGCCGAAATGTTCTCGTATGCGGATGGTTGCACGATGAGCTCTAAGAAGGATGCCTTAGTAAATATTGGCGGTTTCCTGGCTGCGAACGACCACGCCTTGTATCAGGCGGCGAGTGGGCTGGCCGTTTTGTTTGAAGGCTTCCCGACTTATGGTGGGTTGGCCGGGCGCGATATGGAAGCGATGGCGAGGGGTTTACGTGAGGTCATCGAGGAAGACTATCTCGCTTACCGCGTGGGCCAAGTCAAGTACCTAGGGGATAAACTGCTTGAGTACGGCGTCCCGATTATTGAACCTATCGGCGGGCATGCAGTCTATCTTGACGCTAAGCGCTTCTTGCCGCATATCCCGCAGCAGCAGTTCCCGGCGCAAGCCTTAGGTGTCGAGCTGTACATCGAGGGGGGCGTGCGCGGCGTAGAGATAGGCACTAATTTGGCTGGGCGGAATCCTACGACCGGCGACCACGACTACCCTAAGCTCGAAATGCTCCGCCTGACCATCCCCCGCCGCGTTTACACCAACCGCCACATGGATGTAATTGCCGTGGCCTGTGCTAACGTCTACGAGCGCCGGGAGGAGATTCGTGGGTTGGAGTATACCTACGAGGCCCCGATTCTCAGACACTTTACGGCGAGGTTTAAGAGGCTCCCATAA